One window of the Archaeoglobus neptunius genome contains the following:
- a CDS encoding long-chain-fatty-acid--CoA ligase, producing the protein MSEKHGILDVEGENIRELDPQKINRIWTKFYDEGVRDSIEYPEIPAYRLLDKAAATDPNKVCFEFFGTRWTYRQVKDASDKVASFLFDIGVEKGERIVVALPNTPHYAIIVHGIYKVGGIVVQCNPIYTERELRFIVRNSEANKMFCFESMYPRVRPLIEDGLLEKVVICRIEDFLGLLTSVLFRAFMKKKVVGKVEIDRRREVLFWSDVMRYERTDRRVEINPRKDVAMLQYTGGTTGFPKGVMLTHYNLVVNAHQAAEWDPKCTPDDVAVGCLPVFHVYGMTMLNSSTILRMKIIPVPDPRDVEAIMKAVQKYRVTTFTGVPTMFIAMLNHPNLSKYNLTSLRVCVSGAAPLPVEVKKRWEEVTGGKLVEGYGLSEASPVTHCNPLYGMNKAGSIGVPYPDTYAVIVDEEGCILPPGEEGELAIYGPQVMKGYWKMEEETEKTLINGWLLTGDMAKMDEDGYFYIVDRKKDMIVAGGYNIYPREVEEVLFEHPAVAEAAVVGVPDPYRGETVKAFVVLKPEYRGKVTEKDLDRFCRERLAAYKVPRIYEFRGELPKSLVGKVLRRALREEEIAKMKK; encoded by the coding sequence ATGAGTGAAAAACACGGGATTCTGGATGTTGAGGGGGAGAATATTCGTGAACTGGATCCGCAGAAAATTAACAGAATATGGACAAAATTTTACGACGAAGGTGTGAGAGATAGCATTGAATATCCTGAAATTCCAGCTTACCGGCTGCTCGATAAAGCTGCCGCCACCGATCCAAACAAAGTTTGCTTTGAGTTTTTCGGTACGAGGTGGACTTACAGGCAGGTCAAAGACGCATCAGATAAAGTTGCAAGCTTCTTATTTGACATCGGTGTTGAGAAGGGGGAGAGAATAGTAGTTGCTCTTCCCAACACGCCGCACTATGCGATAATCGTCCACGGGATTTACAAGGTTGGGGGGATAGTCGTTCAGTGCAATCCAATCTACACCGAAAGAGAGCTGAGATTCATCGTCAGGAACAGTGAAGCTAATAAAATGTTCTGTTTTGAGAGCATGTATCCGAGAGTAAGGCCGTTAATTGAGGATGGACTTCTCGAGAAGGTTGTAATCTGCAGGATAGAGGATTTTCTGGGGCTTCTGACGAGTGTGCTGTTCAGGGCATTTATGAAGAAAAAGGTGGTGGGGAAGGTTGAAATAGACAGGAGAAGGGAGGTTCTGTTCTGGAGCGATGTCATGCGATATGAAAGGACTGACAGGAGAGTTGAGATCAATCCCAGGAAGGATGTGGCCATGCTCCAGTATACAGGTGGAACCACCGGCTTTCCCAAGGGCGTTATGCTCACCCACTACAATCTCGTCGTCAATGCCCATCAGGCCGCCGAGTGGGACCCGAAGTGTACGCCTGATGATGTCGCTGTTGGCTGTCTTCCTGTCTTTCATGTTTACGGGATGACGATGCTCAATTCCTCTACAATTCTCAGAATGAAGATAATACCTGTTCCCGATCCGAGAGATGTTGAGGCGATAATGAAGGCTGTACAGAAGTACAGGGTGACGACCTTTACTGGAGTTCCCACCATGTTCATAGCTATGCTGAATCATCCAAATCTCAGCAAGTACAACTTAACGAGTTTGAGGGTCTGTGTGAGCGGTGCAGCCCCTCTGCCGGTTGAAGTTAAGAAAAGGTGGGAGGAGGTTACAGGTGGGAAGCTTGTTGAGGGATACGGATTGAGCGAAGCCTCTCCAGTTACCCACTGCAACCCGCTTTACGGGATGAACAAGGCCGGAAGCATTGGAGTGCCGTATCCGGATACATACGCCGTCATCGTCGATGAGGAAGGGTGTATTCTTCCTCCTGGAGAAGAGGGAGAACTTGCCATTTACGGACCTCAGGTTATGAAGGGTTACTGGAAAATGGAAGAGGAGACGGAAAAAACCCTCATAAATGGATGGCTTCTCACCGGGGATATGGCGAAGATGGATGAGGACGGCTACTTCTACATCGTTGACAGAAAGAAGGACATGATCGTGGCAGGAGGATACAACATATACCCAAGAGAGGTTGAGGAAGTCTTATTCGAACATCCTGCAGTTGCCGAGGCCGCAGTTGTTGGCGTTCCTGACCCCTACAGAGGGGAGACGGTAAAGGCGTTCGTAGTTCTCAAGCCGGAATACCGCGGAAAGGTTACCGAAAAAGATCTGGACAGGTTTTGCAGGGAAAGGCTTGCAGCCTACAAGGTTCCGAGAATTTACGAGTTCAGAGGTGAACTGCCAAAATCACTTGTTGGAAAAGTGCTCAGAAGAGCTCTCAGGGAGGAGGAAATCGCAAAAATGAAGAAATAA
- a CDS encoding V-type ATP synthase subunit F, whose protein sequence is MKRLAVIGDPDFTLGFMLAGISDTYEVTTDEEIAKAVDDVLKRDDIGVVIIRQEYLRRLPPVLRRVIDETVEPTFVSVGGTGGVEEIKEKIRKAIGVDLWK, encoded by the coding sequence ATGAAGAGGCTGGCGGTGATAGGGGATCCGGATTTTACACTTGGATTCATGCTGGCAGGAATTTCCGACACTTACGAAGTTACCACTGACGAGGAAATTGCTAAAGCTGTTGATGATGTTTTAAAAAGAGATGATATTGGTGTTGTTATTATTAGGCAGGAGTATCTCCGAAGACTTCCCCCCGTTTTGAGGAGGGTGATTGACGAAACTGTCGAGCCCACCTTCGTCTCGGTGGGCGGAACAGGAGGTGTGGAGGAGATTAAGGAGAAAATAAGAAAGGCGATAGGTGTTGACCTATGGAAGTGA
- a CDS encoding adenylosuccinate synthetase produces the protein MGATIIVGGFWGDEGKGKIVAHVAYSDRPTIIARGGVGPNAGHTVEIDGQKFGVRMIPSGFVYRDARLFIGAGVLVNPEVFLKEVELLNVADRARVDYRCAIIEPKHIEADRGSEHLSKKIGTTGTGCGPANVDRVSRVAKQAKDIPELRDYLVDVPLEVNQALDNGEFVLIEGSQGFGLSLYYGTYPFVTSKDTSASAMASDVGVGPTRIDDVIVVFKCFPTRVGAGPFPTEMPQEEAEKLGIVEYGTVTGRRRRIGYWDGEFARYSAMVNGATQIALTGIDKLDKDCYGVTEWEKLTPKAKQFVEKVEDDVKVPVTLISTGPETKQIIDLRKEKL, from the coding sequence ATGGGAGCTACGATAATTGTTGGTGGATTCTGGGGAGATGAAGGGAAGGGAAAGATCGTGGCGCATGTTGCGTACAGCGACAGACCCACAATCATAGCAAGAGGGGGAGTCGGACCGAATGCTGGCCATACGGTGGAGATCGATGGCCAGAAGTTCGGAGTCAGGATGATTCCCTCTGGTTTTGTTTACAGGGACGCCAGGCTTTTTATCGGTGCCGGAGTTCTTGTTAATCCTGAAGTCTTTCTCAAGGAGGTTGAGCTGCTGAACGTTGCGGACAGAGCAAGGGTCGATTACAGATGTGCGATAATAGAACCCAAGCACATCGAGGCAGACAGGGGAAGTGAACATCTGAGCAAAAAAATCGGGACCACCGGAACGGGCTGCGGACCTGCAAATGTGGACAGGGTGAGCAGGGTGGCAAAACAGGCCAAGGATATTCCAGAACTCAGGGACTACCTCGTCGACGTTCCACTTGAAGTAAATCAGGCGCTGGATAACGGAGAATTCGTTCTTATAGAGGGCAGTCAGGGTTTTGGTCTGAGCTTGTATTACGGCACCTATCCATTCGTGACCTCAAAAGATACAAGTGCCTCAGCCATGGCCTCGGATGTGGGCGTTGGGCCAACGAGAATCGACGACGTGATTGTTGTCTTCAAGTGCTTTCCCACCAGGGTTGGAGCAGGTCCATTTCCAACAGAGATGCCGCAGGAGGAGGCTGAAAAGCTTGGAATTGTCGAGTACGGAACTGTGACTGGTAGAAGAAGGAGAATAGGTTACTGGGACGGAGAATTCGCACGCTATTCCGCTATGGTGAACGGGGCAACGCAGATTGCACTCACCGGCATAGACAAGCTGGATAAAGACTGCTATGGTGTTACCGAATGGGAGAAACTCACGCCGAAGGCAAAGCAGTTTGTAGAGAAGGTTGAGGATGACGTGAAGGTTCCGGTGACACTGATCTCCACCGGTCCCGAAACGAAACAGATTATAGACCTGAGAAAGGAAAAACTGTAA
- a CDS encoding carbon-nitrogen hydrolase family protein, which produces MKVAIAQIEPEFMDKEGCVNRAARAVEKAGKNGAKLIVFPETFIPGYPYWRGITGQRWADYMVEYQKNSVKLPEDIEPVIEAAKSYGVNVILGVSELDKKTGSLSLYNTIAFVSSDGLYLGKHRKLMPTHGERTIWGLGDGRDIEVYLSGGFAVSGLICYENHMTPFKSLLALKGEEIHAALWPGYWVAEKTTAVKRRFDPSKDTINLCDVDCAVREYAFETQTFVLSANMFIPSDVLPEGAFDIAAGGSSVVNPSSLYLVEPVFDREKIIFAELDMEERMVTKAYFDCIGHYSRWDVVEIKYKEELQDEVMHSLEKRLKDVELRLDKLVEKLSKMESKIANDINSHK; this is translated from the coding sequence ATGAAAGTGGCAATCGCACAGATTGAACCCGAGTTCATGGACAAAGAGGGTTGTGTGAACAGAGCTGCAAGAGCTGTTGAAAAGGCCGGAAAAAATGGAGCAAAGCTAATTGTTTTCCCAGAAACTTTCATTCCCGGCTACCCGTACTGGAGAGGGATAACAGGGCAGAGATGGGCTGACTACATGGTCGAATATCAGAAAAACTCTGTGAAGCTGCCGGAGGACATCGAGCCCGTAATAGAGGCTGCAAAAAGTTACGGTGTGAACGTAATTCTGGGAGTGAGTGAGCTTGACAAAAAAACTGGAAGCCTCTCTCTTTACAACACGATAGCTTTTGTTTCCTCTGATGGTCTGTATTTGGGAAAGCACAGAAAGCTGATGCCAACTCATGGCGAAAGGACGATATGGGGTCTGGGAGATGGGCGTGATATCGAAGTTTACCTTTCCGGTGGATTTGCGGTGAGTGGTCTGATCTGCTATGAGAACCACATGACACCTTTCAAGTCTCTGCTGGCCCTGAAAGGCGAGGAGATTCACGCTGCTCTGTGGCCGGGATACTGGGTGGCAGAGAAAACCACCGCCGTTAAAAGAAGGTTTGACCCATCCAAGGACACAATAAACCTCTGTGACGTGGACTGTGCTGTGAGGGAGTATGCTTTTGAAACACAAACCTTTGTCCTTAGCGCCAACATGTTCATCCCTTCCGATGTGCTGCCTGAAGGGGCCTTCGACATAGCCGCAGGTGGAAGTTCTGTCGTTAACCCATCATCACTTTACTTGGTTGAACCCGTCTTCGACAGGGAGAAGATAATCTTTGCCGAACTGGACATGGAAGAGCGGATGGTCACAAAAGCTTACTTTGATTGTATAGGACATTACAGCAGATGGGACGTTGTTGAAATTAAATATAAAGAAGAGCTGCAAGATGAAGTTATGCATTCCCTGGAGAAAAGACTGAAAGATGTGGAGCTGAGACTTGATAAGCTGGTTGAGAAGCTGAGCAAGATGGAATCAAAAATCGCAAATGACATAAACAGTCACAAATAA
- a CDS encoding ATPase has translation MVEDALAKGLIAVGAGLAVGLAGIGAGLGESGIGAAAVGATAEDRGFFGLGILFTVIPETIVIFGLVIAFILMFAF, from the coding sequence ATGGTGGAAGATGCACTGGCTAAGGGTTTGATTGCAGTTGGAGCTGGACTGGCAGTTGGACTTGCCGGTATAGGTGCAGGACTTGGTGAAAGCGGTATAGGTGCAGCTGCCGTAGGAGCTACAGCGGAAGACAGAGGCTTCTTTGGTCTCGGTATTCTGTTTACAGTTATACCTGAGACCATAGTCATCTTCGGACTGGTCATTGCGTTCATACTGATGTTCGCGTTCTGA
- a CDS encoding V-type ATP synthase subunit C, translating into MIYRGNRAAWAYIVARTKVMKSRLLKAEDFRKLLNMEFEEIIRYVGETEYKKEVDELGYKFSGPRLLDYALFANLARTYRKLIEVSFGASKFLIMNYLKKWDVWNLINIIRGKMANVQPDVVEDILVPAGERDVDFWKTLVVKDVEEIVKAFEGTPYYEALSKIGSEDMSKVEDELYKIYYRELLKLQPSDFAMKLFLDFVKMEIDIRNIKTILRLKAEDSTADEIMSCIIPGGYELSEDEIRKIVTMPLDELIKALEGYWFWEDVQIEGKEIATAEIEFDKVWIRTIAKRANNYPLSVLPVLQYIVLKKVEVDNLRILGWGKWYGLPNEEIERQMVML; encoded by the coding sequence ATGATATACAGGGGCAATAGGGCTGCCTGGGCTTACATTGTTGCGAGAACGAAAGTGATGAAAAGCAGGCTGCTGAAGGCAGAAGACTTCAGAAAACTTCTGAACATGGAATTTGAAGAGATTATCAGGTATGTTGGTGAAACAGAGTACAAGAAGGAAGTGGATGAGCTTGGTTACAAGTTTTCAGGTCCAAGACTGCTCGATTACGCACTGTTTGCGAATCTTGCAAGAACATACAGAAAACTTATTGAGGTATCTTTCGGAGCATCCAAGTTCCTGATCATGAATTACCTGAAAAAATGGGATGTCTGGAATTTGATAAACATCATCAGAGGAAAAATGGCTAACGTTCAGCCCGATGTGGTCGAGGACATTCTCGTTCCTGCTGGTGAGAGGGATGTTGACTTCTGGAAAACACTGGTTGTCAAGGATGTTGAGGAAATAGTAAAAGCCTTTGAAGGAACTCCGTACTATGAAGCTCTCTCGAAAATAGGCAGTGAAGATATGAGCAAGGTTGAAGATGAGCTTTACAAGATATACTACAGAGAGCTGCTCAAGCTACAACCATCGGATTTTGCAATGAAACTCTTCCTGGATTTCGTGAAGATGGAAATAGACATACGAAATATCAAGACGATCCTCAGACTGAAGGCCGAGGATTCCACGGCGGATGAGATCATGAGCTGCATAATTCCCGGAGGTTATGAGCTATCCGAGGATGAAATAAGAAAGATAGTGACCATGCCGCTCGATGAACTCATCAAAGCTCTTGAGGGATACTGGTTCTGGGAAGACGTTCAAATTGAGGGCAAGGAAATAGCTACGGCGGAGATAGAATTCGATAAGGTGTGGATAAGAACCATCGCCAAGAGAGCGAACAACTATCCTCTCAGCGTCCTGCCTGTCCTGCAGTACATAGTACTCAAAAAGGTTGAAGTGGACAACCTCAGAATACTGGGATGGGGCAAGTGGTACGGATTGCCGAATGAGGAGATAGAGAGGCAGATGGTGATGTTATGA
- a CDS encoding ATP synthase subunit B produces MKEYKTITQVAGPLVFVEKTEPVAYGELVTITLPDGSTRRGQVLDTSKDIVVVQVFEGTRGVDVSSTVRFTGDIVKLNCAQDMLGRILSGSGEPIDGGPKIVPEERRPIVGAAINPYARQYPREFIQTGISAIDGMNTLVRGQKLPIFSGSGLPHNDIALQIARQAKVRGEGEEFAVIFAAMGITYEEAYQFMKEFERTGALERAVVFLNLANDPAIERILTPRMALTAAEFLAYEYDLHILVILTDMTNYCEALREISAAREEVPGRRGYPGYMYTDLATIYERAGRIRGRKGTITQMPILTMPGDDITHPIPDLTGYITEGQIVLSRELHAKGIYPPINVLPSLSRLMKEGIGEGFTRDDHPQWNDQMYAAYAEGVDLRGLVAIVGEEALSERDRKFLAFADEFERRFVQQGRYEDRDIEQTLDLGWELLSMLPERELTKVERKFIEKYHPKYKKGAEKSEGEAEAS; encoded by the coding sequence ATGAAGGAGTATAAAACCATAACTCAGGTTGCAGGTCCTCTTGTTTTTGTTGAGAAGACCGAGCCCGTGGCTTATGGAGAGCTCGTCACAATTACACTTCCCGATGGATCAACGAGGAGAGGTCAGGTCCTCGACACCTCAAAGGATATTGTGGTTGTGCAGGTTTTCGAGGGGACGAGAGGTGTTGATGTATCCAGCACCGTCAGGTTCACCGGAGATATTGTTAAGCTTAACTGCGCACAGGACATGCTCGGAAGAATCCTGAGCGGTTCGGGTGAACCTATTGATGGCGGGCCGAAAATTGTCCCGGAGGAGAGAAGACCAATTGTTGGTGCTGCCATCAATCCGTATGCCAGGCAGTATCCGAGAGAGTTCATCCAGACGGGTATCTCTGCAATTGACGGGATGAACACACTTGTCAGAGGCCAGAAATTGCCAATTTTCAGTGGTTCAGGTTTGCCCCACAACGATATCGCCCTGCAGATCGCCAGACAGGCAAAGGTCAGGGGAGAGGGTGAGGAGTTTGCCGTTATATTCGCAGCCATGGGTATTACCTACGAAGAGGCCTATCAGTTCATGAAGGAGTTTGAGAGAACCGGAGCACTGGAGAGGGCCGTGGTTTTCCTGAACCTCGCAAACGATCCGGCCATCGAGAGAATTCTAACACCCAGAATGGCGCTCACAGCAGCAGAATTTCTGGCTTACGAGTATGACCTGCACATTCTGGTTATACTGACAGACATGACCAACTACTGTGAGGCTTTGAGAGAGATCTCTGCAGCAAGAGAAGAGGTTCCGGGAAGAAGAGGTTATCCGGGTTACATGTATACCGACTTGGCAACAATCTACGAGAGGGCAGGGAGAATCAGAGGGAGGAAGGGAACAATTACCCAGATGCCCATCCTGACGATGCCGGGAGATGATATCACCCATCCGATTCCCGATCTGACTGGCTATATCACCGAGGGCCAGATAGTTCTCAGCAGAGAGCTGCATGCTAAGGGTATTTACCCGCCAATCAACGTCCTTCCATCTCTCAGCAGGCTGATGAAAGAAGGTATCGGTGAGGGCTTCACGAGAGACGACCATCCACAGTGGAACGACCAGATGTATGCAGCGTATGCAGAAGGTGTTGATCTCAGAGGTCTTGTTGCGATCGTCGGTGAGGAGGCACTGTCAGAGAGGGATAGAAAGTTCCTCGCATTTGCCGATGAATTCGAGAGAAGGTTTGTCCAGCAGGGCAGATATGAGGACAGGGATATAGAGCAGACTCTCGATCTTGGCTGGGAGCTGCTTTCAATGCTTCCCGAAAGAGAGCTTACCAAGGTCGAGAGAAAGTTCATCGAGAAGTACCATCCGAAATACAAGAAAGGCGCAGAGAAGTCCGAAGGAGAGGCGGAAGCCTCTTAA
- a CDS encoding V-type ATP synthase subunit E, whose translation MPLDRVLQEIQQKGEEEVRKIREEAEKEVEKILARAKAEAEEILKKAREEAEKEAEALRKQEISSVKLEMKRELLNVQKEILEDVFNLLRQKIRDMDVDTRKKLLKTLLEKNASAGMVVYSRKEDEEIVKELIKDMKLDVKYGGNIECIGGIVLEDATGDVRINMTFDELVSQIYEQKMSEVSKLLFK comes from the coding sequence ATGCCACTGGATAGAGTATTGCAGGAAATCCAGCAGAAGGGTGAAGAGGAGGTCAGGAAGATCAGGGAGGAGGCGGAGAAAGAGGTGGAGAAAATACTGGCCCGGGCAAAAGCCGAGGCCGAAGAAATTCTGAAGAAGGCAAGAGAAGAAGCAGAAAAGGAGGCTGAAGCTTTAAGAAAGCAGGAAATTTCCAGCGTCAAACTGGAGATGAAGAGAGAATTGCTTAACGTTCAGAAGGAAATTCTTGAGGATGTATTCAACCTTCTCAGACAGAAAATCAGAGATATGGATGTTGATACAAGGAAAAAACTGCTGAAGACACTTCTCGAAAAGAATGCGTCCGCCGGGATGGTGGTGTATTCGAGAAAGGAGGATGAAGAAATCGTTAAGGAACTCATAAAGGATATGAAGCTCGATGTCAAATATGGTGGGAACATCGAGTGCATTGGAGGCATAGTGCTGGAGGACGCCACCGGTGATGTTAGGATAAACATGACCTTCGATGAACTTGTAAGCCAGATCTACGAGCAGAAAATGAGTGAAGTTTCAAAATTACTGTTCAAGTAA
- a CDS encoding ATP synthase subunit A — MEVKESGLVGEIYRVSGPLVVAEGLKARMYDLCKVGEEGLMGEVVGLVGNKTLIQVYEDTSGIRPGDKVENTGMPLSVELGPGLIRNIYDGVQRPLPVLKEVSGDFIGRGIEAPGLDRKAKWEFRPLIKKGDKISPGEIIGTVQETDVVEQKILAPPNIKGGTVTEVYEGSFTVEDTIVVLDDGTELKLYHKWPVRVPRPYVEKLPPVIPLITGQRILDTFFPVAKGGTAAIPGPFGSGKTVTQHQLAKWSDAQIVVYIGCGERGNEMTEVLEEFPELEDPRTGKPLMERTVLVANTSNMPVAAREASVYTGITIAEYFRDMGYDVAIQADSTSRWAEAMREISGRLEEMPGEEGYPAYLASRLAEFYERAGRVKTLAGNVGSVTVVGAVSPPGGDFSEPVTQNTLRIVKVFWALDAKLAARRHFPAINWLQSYSLYVDTLKDWFAENVNEGWNELRRWAMEVLQEEANLQEIVQLVGSDALPESQRVLLEVARIIREVYLVQYAYHPVDTYCSVQKQFDMLKAIKQINDWFFKALEAGKTIDEITGVEGLEEFARAKFEEDYKSAMEAALEKIRKNLLGE, encoded by the coding sequence ATGGAAGTGAAAGAATCTGGATTAGTTGGAGAAATTTACAGAGTTTCTGGCCCCCTTGTAGTTGCAGAAGGGCTTAAAGCGAGAATGTATGATCTCTGCAAGGTTGGTGAAGAGGGGCTGATGGGAGAGGTTGTAGGTTTAGTGGGTAACAAGACACTCATTCAGGTTTACGAGGATACTTCGGGTATCAGACCGGGGGACAAGGTAGAGAACACCGGAATGCCACTCAGCGTTGAGCTTGGTCCGGGACTGATCAGAAACATCTATGATGGAGTTCAGAGACCGCTGCCCGTCTTGAAGGAGGTCAGTGGAGACTTTATCGGCAGGGGTATAGAAGCTCCGGGACTTGACAGAAAGGCAAAGTGGGAGTTCAGGCCACTGATAAAGAAGGGTGACAAGATATCTCCGGGGGAGATCATTGGTACAGTTCAGGAAACCGATGTTGTTGAGCAGAAGATTCTCGCACCACCGAACATTAAGGGTGGAACCGTAACAGAGGTTTACGAGGGAAGCTTTACTGTGGAGGATACGATTGTCGTCCTTGATGATGGGACAGAACTCAAGCTATATCACAAATGGCCGGTAAGAGTTCCAAGACCGTATGTTGAGAAATTACCGCCCGTTATACCGCTCATAACCGGACAGAGAATTCTTGACACCTTCTTCCCGGTAGCTAAGGGTGGAACAGCAGCTATCCCGGGGCCATTCGGAAGCGGGAAGACTGTAACGCAGCACCAGCTTGCAAAGTGGAGTGATGCTCAGATTGTGGTCTACATTGGATGTGGTGAGAGGGGCAATGAGATGACTGAAGTTCTTGAGGAGTTCCCAGAGCTCGAGGATCCGAGAACGGGCAAGCCGTTGATGGAAAGGACGGTTCTTGTTGCGAACACATCAAACATGCCCGTTGCAGCCAGAGAGGCATCGGTTTACACCGGCATTACGATTGCCGAATACTTCAGAGACATGGGCTACGACGTGGCGATTCAGGCAGACTCAACCAGCAGATGGGCAGAGGCAATGAGAGAAATATCCGGAAGACTTGAGGAAATGCCCGGTGAAGAGGGCTATCCTGCTTATCTGGCATCAAGACTTGCCGAATTCTACGAGAGAGCTGGCAGAGTTAAGACTCTTGCAGGAAACGTTGGAAGTGTTACGGTTGTTGGAGCGGTTTCGCCTCCCGGTGGAGATTTCAGTGAGCCCGTGACACAGAACACCCTTAGAATTGTCAAGGTGTTCTGGGCTCTTGATGCCAAGCTTGCAGCGAGAAGACACTTCCCGGCTATTAACTGGCTGCAGAGCTACAGCCTCTATGTAGACACTCTGAAGGACTGGTTCGCAGAGAATGTCAACGAAGGGTGGAATGAGCTGAGAAGATGGGCGATGGAGGTTCTGCAGGAAGAGGCCAACCTGCAGGAGATCGTGCAGCTCGTCGGAAGCGATGCTTTGCCCGAATCGCAGAGAGTCCTGCTTGAAGTTGCGAGGATAATCAGAGAGGTTTACCTTGTACAGTATGCGTATCACCCGGTTGATACCTACTGCAGCGTGCAGAAACAGTTCGATATGCTCAAAGCGATAAAGCAGATAAACGACTGGTTCTTCAAGGCGCTTGAGGCTGGAAAGACCATTGACGAAATTACAGGCGTGGAGGGTCTTGAGGAGTTTGCAAGGGCAAAGTTCGAGGAGGACTACAAGAGTGCAATGGAGGCTGCGCTTGAGAAGATTAGGAAGAACCTGTTGGGAGAGTGA
- a CDS encoding type II toxin-antitoxin system HicB family antitoxin, which translates to MKIIKFRVMDEDGMFVVQCPALPGCISQGRTKEEALGNYLESLSMAKPVPEIEEWK; encoded by the coding sequence ATGAAGATAATAAAGTTCAGGGTGATGGACGAGGACGGAATGTTTGTCGTTCAATGTCCAGCCTTACCGGGATGCATTTCGCAGGGAAGAACAAAAGAGGAGGCATTGGGAAACTATCTTGAAAGCCTGAGCATGGCGAAACCAGTTCCTGAAATTGAGGAGTGGAAGTAA
- a CDS encoding V-type ATP synthase subunit D, producing MAEVQPTRMELIKLRRRIKMATRGHALLKMKRDGLIMEFRQLLEEAKSVISGMIEKYEKAQHKLTLAIAVDGIVAVRSIALSCCQIQPEFSMKRKNIMGVVVPVIKREPVKKKPTERGYGILSTSTRVDEAVEAYEELVDSVLEVAEIETTLRKLIEEIERTKRRVNALEYRVIPTMEDLAKFIAFKLEEMDRENIIRLKKLKTKKAKV from the coding sequence ATGGCAGAGGTTCAGCCGACTCGAATGGAACTCATCAAGCTCAGAAGAAGAATAAAAATGGCTACACGCGGTCATGCTTTGCTGAAGATGAAGAGAGATGGTCTGATCATGGAATTCAGGCAGCTTCTTGAAGAGGCCAAGAGTGTAATAAGTGGAATGATTGAAAAGTATGAAAAGGCGCAGCATAAACTCACACTGGCAATAGCTGTTGATGGTATTGTGGCTGTCCGCTCAATAGCCCTGTCGTGCTGCCAGATTCAGCCAGAGTTCAGCATGAAAAGGAAGAACATAATGGGTGTTGTGGTTCCGGTTATCAAGCGTGAACCCGTGAAAAAGAAGCCGACGGAAAGAGGATACGGCATACTCAGCACATCAACGAGAGTTGACGAGGCTGTTGAAGCTTACGAGGAGCTTGTTGATTCCGTTCTGGAAGTTGCAGAAATAGAGACTACACTGAGAAAGCTTATCGAGGAAATTGAAAGGACGAAGAGGAGAGTCAATGCTCTTGAATACAGGGTAATCCCCACAATGGAAGATCTTGCGAAGTTCATCGCATTCAAACTCGAAGAAATGGATAGAGAGAACATCATCAGGTTGAAGAAGCTGAAAACCAAGAAGGCCAAGGTTTGA